The Hydrogenimonas thermophila genome contains a region encoding:
- a CDS encoding ABC transporter permease has product MRLGIIKAYMLKEFIELIRTKLIVMVYLMPSMILILFGYGIKMDVTHVRTVIIDNDQSKLSQLLTAKFEHSKYFDTTVSYMSEKEALHLIKKAKIDAIVIIPSSFQRHLLQGQKSEIGIFIDAAFPTRGSTIESYIQGIILDTAYETAKKVGIEPEGVISVNYRTLFNQAMRDEDAIVPGLIGLVLLVAPAILAALLIVKEKEKGTIFNFYASPLSRGEFLIAKAMPVFLLHSINVFILFFISVYLFKVPFRGSFALYWFTSEIYILISLSIGMLVSIITNRQIVAVVLTVIITIIPGFLYSGILMPISSMEGESFFVAHTFPVMYFNHIIYDTFLIGQGLASKKLLLYILILIFYLSTLITLGTTLLKKELK; this is encoded by the coding sequence ATGAGGTTAGGCATTATAAAAGCCTATATGTTAAAAGAATTTATTGAATTGATAAGAACAAAACTTATAGTAATGGTCTATCTAATGCCTAGTATGATCCTAATACTTTTTGGGTATGGCATTAAAATGGATGTAACTCATGTGAGAACAGTTATTATTGATAATGATCAAAGTAAACTTTCTCAACTACTTACAGCTAAATTTGAACACTCTAAATATTTTGATACTACAGTTTCATATATGAGTGAAAAAGAGGCACTTCATCTGATCAAAAAGGCTAAAATTGATGCTATTGTTATTATACCGTCATCTTTTCAGCGTCATCTGTTGCAAGGACAAAAGAGTGAGATAGGAATCTTTATAGATGCAGCTTTTCCTACTAGAGGCTCTACTATAGAGAGCTATATTCAAGGCATTATTCTTGATACAGCTTATGAAACTGCCAAAAAAGTAGGTATTGAGCCAGAAGGAGTGATCTCTGTTAACTATAGAACCCTTTTTAATCAAGCTATGAGAGATGAAGATGCCATTGTCCCAGGATTGATTGGTTTGGTGCTTTTAGTTGCACCTGCTATTTTAGCGGCTCTACTCATTGTAAAAGAGAAAGAGAAAGGAACTATTTTTAACTTCTATGCTTCACCACTTAGTAGAGGTGAGTTTCTTATAGCAAAGGCTATGCCTGTTTTTTTGCTACATTCAATAAATGTATTTATTCTTTTTTTTATTTCAGTTTACCTTTTTAAAGTACCTTTTCGTGGAAGTTTTGCTCTCTACTGGTTTACATCTGAGATATATATACTGATTAGTCTTAGTATAGGAATGTTGGTTTCTATTATTACAAATCGTCAAATTGTTGCAGTAGTATTGACTGTTATAATTACCATTATTCCAGGTTTTCTCTACTCTGGAATTTTGATGCCTATCTCTTCAATGGAAGGGGAATCATTTTTTGTAGCACACACTTTTCCTGTAATGTATTTTAATCATATTATTTATGATACTTTTTTGATTGGTCAAGGTCTTGCATCTAAAAAATTACTACTCTATATTTTGATTTTAATCTTTTATCTATCTACTCTAATTACACTGGGGACCACTCTTTTGAAAAAGGAGTTGAAGTGA
- a CDS encoding ABC transporter permease: MSRIFLTILNKEFLSFLRSIGLVIVVLYSFTEDIYISGAGIQIKPRNVKIGYVDNTGGGISQKLLSHLHPPEFMPPKRFKSQRELNRAIFNKEIIVGLIFDEEFEKDYRQGKKAQLNLLLDSTAASQAFTTLSYLQNIVLDFSNLNLPIEIKSHKLFNQNSDNHSFMALTEMLSVITLLIVILTATVFVKEKEDGTWDIMLLMPVDPKLIIIAKSFSQILIVIAGVVLSLGFVVLTIFDTPINGSFWAFILLTFLYLFSGAGIGLFVAAVSRNVMQVAQLSIVIMMPLIFLSGAWTPIYAMHPILQALSVFSPLRYYIEGTESIFFRGTNFFDLYPYFIGVLILGIIFYWYGFRKIGRLF; the protein is encoded by the coding sequence GTGAGTCGCATATTTTTGACTATATTAAATAAAGAGTTCCTCAGTTTTTTACGCTCTATTGGCTTGGTTATTGTTGTTCTTTACTCATTTACAGAAGATATTTATATTTCTGGTGCAGGTATTCAGATCAAACCTCGCAATGTCAAAATAGGTTATGTAGATAATACGGGTGGAGGAATTAGTCAAAAACTACTTTCTCATCTGCATCCACCTGAATTTATGCCACCTAAACGCTTTAAATCGCAAAGAGAGCTTAATAGAGCAATTTTTAATAAAGAGATTATTGTAGGCCTTATCTTTGATGAGGAATTTGAGAAAGATTATCGTCAGGGTAAAAAAGCTCAATTAAATCTTTTACTTGATTCAACAGCTGCAAGTCAGGCGTTTACAACATTGAGTTATTTACAAAATATTGTTTTAGATTTTTCAAATCTTAATCTTCCCATTGAAATCAAGTCTCATAAACTCTTCAATCAAAATAGTGATAACCACTCTTTTATGGCTCTAACAGAGATGCTTTCTGTTATTACTCTTCTTATAGTAATTCTTACCGCCACTGTTTTTGTTAAAGAGAAAGAGGATGGTACTTGGGACATAATGCTTTTAATGCCTGTTGATCCAAAACTGATCATTATTGCAAAATCTTTCTCTCAAATACTCATAGTTATAGCAGGAGTAGTGCTTAGTTTGGGATTTGTTGTTCTTACTATTTTTGATACTCCAATAAACGGATCTTTTTGGGCATTTATTTTACTAACTTTTTTATATCTTTTTTCCGGTGCTGGAATAGGTCTTTTTGTTGCGGCTGTTAGCCGTAATGTTATGCAGGTAGCTCAACTTTCCATAGTGATCATGATGCCTCTAATCTTTCTAAGCGGAGCATGGACTCCCATATATGCGATGCATCCAATTTTGCAGGCACTTTCTGTTTTTTCTCCTTTACGGTACTATATTGAGGGAACAGAAAGCATCTTTTTTAGGGGAACAAACTTTTTTGATCTATATCCATACTTTATTGGTGTATTAATTTTAGGCATTATTTTTTATTGGTATGGATTTAGAAAAATTGGTAGGCTATTTTAA